One window of Nymphaea colorata isolate Beijing-Zhang1983 chromosome 11, ASM883128v2, whole genome shotgun sequence genomic DNA carries:
- the LOC126410548 gene encoding uncharacterized protein LOC126410548 yields the protein MKQIKKEHDAAETNKSSAKSSELSVPLYAIEEGEDASKKRKMNMASRDTKKLEQVFKTMGRAEMDRRIGRFFFASSLPFNIARSPYWKDVVTGLANCSLSGYVPLSSEKLRTIILAEEKANIEKLLEKKKFSWRQYGVSIVSDGWTDIQRRPLINFIAYSPDGPIFLKCVDASGEYKDAEYLKGLFIEVIKEVGEDNVVQIITDNAPACQRAGMNLASNPKYSHIFWTPCVAHSINQALKSICNPSKDDTNAGILCSWIEELEHDVRNIRNFVVNHNNALAIFNRHSDLKLLKVAETRFASIIVMIKRIKRVKHALTLMVTDNDWEFYRSDDIVKAQQIKKCILEDEWWDKISYCLQFTEPIWQMLREVDKEGPMLHRVYDMWDNMIEKIQNIIFRQEKKNVALDDSEFFDRVHKILVRRWIRSNNPLHCMAHSLNSKYYGQTWLAGGTGRVPPNRDPEISKNREICLGRLYSDYDRLKIINSEFASFSGGRSDSVQAAMARDEEDPVNWWLCFGAATPNLQQLAFKLLSQPATSSCCERNWSTYSQIHNIKRNKLTSKRAEDLVYVHSNLRLLSRTSDAYSSGSSKYWDVNPEDIDVDLEGEHDLHALNLDLTELVAPSNLDDVTEENEIQES from the exons ATGAAGCAGATCAAAAAAGAACACGATGCAGCTGAGACGAACAAATCTTCAGCCAAGTCAAGTGAACTATCCGTTCCTCTTTATGctattgaagaaggtgaagatgcttcaaagaaaagaaaaatgaacatggCAAGCAGGGATACCAAAAAATTAGAACAAGTATTCAAAACTATGGgaagggcagagatggatagaagaatcggaaggtttttttttgcaagttcacttccttttaatatAGCtagaagtccttattggaaagatgttgttacaggtttgGCTAATTGCAGTTTGAGTGGATATGTACCCCTGAGTTCAGAAAAGTTGAGAACAATAATTCTtgcagaagagaaggcaaacatcgaaaaattattagagaagaagaaattttcatggagacaatatggagtatccattgtttctgacgggtggactgatatacaaagacggccactgataaattttattgcttattcgcctgatggaccaatcttcttgaaatgtgttgatgcatctggggagtataaagatgctgagtatttaaaagggttatttatagaagtcatcaaagaagtgggtgaagataatgttgtgcaaattattactgataatgctccagCTTGCCAACGAGCAGGGATGAATTTGGCAAGTAatcccaagtatagtcacatattttggactccttgtgtggcacacagtataaatcaagcacttaaaagtatttgcaacccatCGAAAGATGATACAAATGCTGGTATATTATGTTCTtggattgaggagcttgagcatgatgtcagaaacatcagaaattttgttgtaaaccacaacaatgctcttgctatatttaataggcattctgatttgaaattgttgaaggtagcagagactcgttttgcatccattattgtaatgataaaaagaataaaacgggtgaaacatgcattaacacttatggtgactgacaatgattgggagttttatcggagtgatgacattgtgaaggctcaacaaattaaaaaatgtattttagaaGATGAATGGTGGGATAAGATTTCATATTGTCTGCAGTTTACAGAGCCTATTTGGCAGATGTTGAGAGAAGTTGACAAAGAAGGTCCCATGCTTCATagagtttatgatatgtgggataacatgattgaaaaaattcaaaacatcatttttagacaggagaagaagaatgttgcacttgatgattctgagtttttcgatcgtgtgcataaaattttagtaagaagatggattagaagcaataaccctttgcattgtatggcacactccttaaattccaaatattatggacaaacatggttggcaggaggcactggtcgtgttcctcctaatcgagatccagaaatatcaaaaaatagggagatatgtttgggaagactatatTCTGATTATGatcggttgaagataataaatagtgagtttgcgagcttctctggtggaagaagTGATTCAgtacaagctgcaatggcaagagatgaggaagatcctgttaattggtggttatgttttggaGCAGCGACACCAAATCTCCAGCAACTTGCATTcaagttattatctcaacctgcaacctcttcatgttgtgaaagaaattggagcacttattctcaaattcacaatatcaagagaaataagctaaccagtaagcgagcagaagatttagtttatgtccactccaacctacgcttgctttcacgtacttcagatgcttacag ttcaggatcatccaagtattgggatgttaaccCAGAGGACATTGACGTGGACCTTGAAGgggaacatgatttgcatgctcttaattTGGACCTTACAGAActtgttgctccttctaatcttgatgatgtgactgaggagaatgagattcaagaaagctga